One genomic region from Ralstonia sp. RRA encodes:
- the mobH gene encoding MobH family relaxase: protein MLAVEQLIDSQSQLMGRIRTVAGGADDEFNEMYMSVISNLAAYVHLLPASRLETHTGAGGLFRLSLEMGFYSLQASEGVIFTPTEGVERRHKLEPRWRYAAFLAGLCCELHRPLASLIVSGPGGVQWPKYLSPLHKWCTDHGFENYYISWQPEPRAEWAGVKAEVSAMISKIVPDKCLQYLEAGSPTLAPIVFSVATGVARDNENAVAELVTRIRKRVLDRDKAVRPEYYGTLTVGNHLEPHLLEAMRTLIRESKWTINQEGGRVWYGTDGLYVIWKKAADELSKAIDEKGIRGVPSEANTLAEALLNAKVFVGKSDRDPYWKVILPNGKEYQATKLANPLTVLGDIEVAPLPHAIGNGAGGAPNISQQAAAQTLAPATVPTPAASPASAEATTTADPKAGAGSTQQALARAENEAVSTPAAQTASTGPAGVAPEKLHALMSQQAQARSAMRTLEPTELESRSAEEAAAERAEIGGAPITADPVQASERRRSKSNSKSSATVEKASNLDARVDARAKSDKVDGARLDPPITEAGAPSGLQNARQTAAPSQTLTSGDQTDFSYAQFVPEQFRAKYKPFLAETLGKLISDYRSGDHQAFFLLDRDGLCVSFKYAGTLGAPLPALIDELDRLNLLYVDPKNPGKKQHQRRLPGSEKDTPCLVLAAHAAQHLGVSA, encoded by the coding sequence GTGTTAGCGGTGGAGCAACTTATTGATAGTCAATCCCAGTTGATGGGACGTATCCGTACAGTCGCTGGCGGTGCTGACGATGAGTTCAACGAGATGTACATGTCCGTCATCAGCAACTTGGCGGCGTACGTGCACCTCCTTCCGGCATCAAGACTAGAGACACACACCGGCGCGGGTGGCCTCTTTCGTTTGTCGCTCGAAATGGGGTTTTACAGCCTGCAGGCTTCTGAAGGCGTGATCTTCACCCCGACTGAAGGCGTCGAACGCCGTCACAAACTCGAACCTCGATGGCGCTATGCGGCTTTCCTCGCTGGTCTGTGCTGCGAGTTGCATCGCCCGCTGGCTTCACTCATTGTGAGTGGCCCGGGTGGAGTGCAATGGCCAAAGTATCTTTCGCCACTTCATAAGTGGTGTACCGATCATGGGTTCGAGAACTACTACATCTCGTGGCAGCCAGAGCCAAGGGCGGAGTGGGCCGGGGTAAAAGCCGAGGTGTCCGCGATGATCAGTAAGATCGTCCCCGACAAATGCCTTCAGTACCTGGAGGCTGGTTCCCCCACGCTCGCTCCTATCGTGTTCTCCGTTGCGACGGGCGTTGCACGCGACAACGAAAACGCCGTGGCCGAACTCGTTACCCGTATTCGAAAGCGAGTTCTGGATCGCGATAAAGCTGTGCGGCCGGAGTACTACGGCACCCTCACGGTTGGCAACCATTTGGAGCCTCATCTGCTGGAGGCGATGCGAACTTTGATTCGTGAGAGCAAGTGGACGATCAACCAAGAGGGTGGTCGCGTGTGGTATGGCACCGACGGCCTATACGTAATCTGGAAAAAAGCTGCGGACGAGCTTTCGAAGGCGATCGATGAGAAGGGCATACGAGGTGTACCTTCCGAAGCCAACACTCTTGCCGAAGCGCTGCTGAACGCGAAAGTGTTCGTTGGTAAGAGCGATCGTGATCCCTACTGGAAGGTAATCCTTCCAAATGGCAAGGAATATCAGGCCACGAAGTTGGCGAACCCGCTTACTGTCCTTGGTGACATTGAGGTGGCCCCTCTGCCGCATGCAATCGGAAATGGAGCCGGCGGAGCTCCGAATATTTCCCAGCAGGCTGCCGCACAGACTTTGGCTCCTGCCACGGTACCTACTCCAGCTGCCTCCCCGGCGTCCGCCGAAGCAACAACTACAGCGGATCCTAAAGCTGGCGCCGGCTCGACGCAGCAGGCGCTCGCGCGCGCAGAGAACGAAGCTGTCTCGACCCCAGCTGCGCAAACGGCGTCTACGGGCCCCGCCGGTGTCGCGCCAGAGAAGCTGCATGCGCTAATGAGCCAACAGGCGCAGGCGAGGTCCGCGATGCGGACGCTAGAACCTACCGAGTTGGAAAGCAGAAGCGCTGAAGAAGCAGCAGCCGAACGTGCTGAGATTGGAGGAGCTCCGATAACGGCGGATCCTGTGCAGGCGAGTGAGCGTCGCCGCAGCAAGTCGAACTCAAAATCTTCAGCGACTGTGGAGAAAGCCTCCAATCTTGACGCGCGTGTTGACGCGCGTGCGAAGAGCGACAAGGTTGATGGAGCCCGTTTGGATCCTCCGATTACAGAAGCGGGTGCACCGAGTGGCTTGCAAAATGCCCGCCAAACAGCGGCACCCTCACAGACTCTTACTTCGGGCGATCAAACGGATTTCTCATACGCGCAGTTTGTACCCGAACAGTTCCGCGCAAAGTACAAACCGTTCTTAGCGGAGACGCTGGGAAAGTTGATCTCAGACTACCGGTCTGGTGATCATCAGGCGTTTTTTCTGTTGGACCGCGATGGGCTTTGCGTGAGCTTCAAGTACGCCGGAACGTTGGGGGCGCCTTTGCCTGCACTGATTGACGAATTGGATCGACTCAACTTGCTCTACGTGGACCCCAAGAATCCTGGGAAAAAGCAACATCAGCGGCGCCTACCTGGCTCCGAGAAAGACACACCTTGTTTGGTCCTTGCGGCCCACGCGGCTCAGCATCTTGGGGTAAGTGCATGA
- a CDS encoding FlhC family transcriptional regulator, which yields MKNTQLRFYIEHERRLKRLCEFGARPKTMQALLTPHGGVHIATFREIFTQLTGRTPKPGMSPSPDFGSFFQKPNRRFECSLILHSYNKLCNLGAHHVDALIEAYAFFRESAPAEKSMEFSFERALMLARAFDSGELRLSECDCCSSNHVHERNEPVMCPVCNNGNFGGSRKRHKSRVVATYQQAG from the coding sequence ATGAAAAATACCCAGCTTCGCTTCTACATTGAGCACGAACGCAGACTGAAGCGGCTATGTGAATTTGGCGCCAGACCCAAAACGATGCAGGCGCTCCTTACCCCTCACGGGGGGGTACATATCGCCACCTTCCGAGAAATTTTTACTCAGTTGACGGGGCGAACGCCAAAGCCGGGCATGTCACCGTCTCCGGATTTCGGAAGCTTCTTCCAAAAACCGAATCGTCGATTCGAGTGCAGCCTCATACTCCACTCATACAATAAGCTCTGCAATCTTGGTGCTCACCATGTTGATGCGCTGATTGAGGCGTACGCCTTTTTTCGGGAGAGCGCGCCCGCGGAAAAGAGCATGGAATTCTCTTTTGAGCGCGCGCTCATGCTCGCTCGGGCATTTGACAGTGGCGAACTACGGCTTTCAGAGTGCGACTGTTGCTCCTCCAACCACGTTCATGAGCGTAACGAACCGGTGATGTGCCCTGTGTGCAATAACGGCAACTTCGGCGGCTCGCGCAAGCGGCACAAATCGCGTGTCGTTGCGACATACCAGCAGGCAGGCTGA
- a CDS encoding helix-turn-helix transcriptional regulator yields MIFPVARVDLRHNTPLKTHFLWVSHMEQSGIDAVRQTFGQRLHLVLDARGLPTTGFARSRFIAELIKVTSPTAYKYLSGVFVPNYDILMELARRLNVTPDFLIGAEGTNSYLLYDPRGKDPISMSLPQRIKEFATIGWAGLFFYWQVAPEEAFSLVQAGDIVVYTAQNVVLEDGQHYIVRYNNLMYVARIRSLPENPQGAPRWEFAFEDNTVIDIAQSDIGIGYTTHQQRDSLYVIGAPVYRFPAGHAFPR; encoded by the coding sequence GTGATTTTCCCAGTCGCCCGTGTCGACCTGCGGCATAATACGCCGCTAAAAACTCACTTTCTTTGGGTAAGCCACATGGAACAGAGCGGCATTGACGCCGTCCGTCAGACGTTTGGCCAACGCCTCCACTTGGTCCTGGATGCGAGAGGGTTGCCGACTACTGGATTTGCTCGGAGCAGGTTCATCGCCGAGTTGATCAAAGTCACATCGCCGACTGCATACAAGTATCTGTCCGGCGTGTTCGTGCCCAACTACGACATATTGATGGAGCTCGCGCGCCGACTCAACGTGACGCCAGACTTCTTGATCGGCGCAGAGGGCACGAACAGCTATCTTCTCTACGATCCGCGCGGGAAGGACCCGATTTCAATGTCCTTGCCTCAGCGCATTAAGGAGTTTGCGACCATCGGGTGGGCTGGCTTGTTCTTTTACTGGCAAGTGGCGCCTGAAGAGGCATTCTCACTCGTCCAGGCCGGCGACATTGTTGTCTATACGGCGCAAAACGTGGTCCTTGAGGATGGCCAGCACTACATCGTTCGCTATAACAACTTGATGTACGTGGCCAGGATCAGATCTCTGCCGGAAAACCCACAAGGGGCGCCGCGCTGGGAGTTCGCTTTTGAAGACAACACGGTCATCGATATTGCCCAATCCGACATTGGCATTGGCTATACGACCCATCAGCAACGCGATAGCCTCTACGTTATCGGAGCGCCCGTGTATCGGTTTCCTGCTGGACATGCTTTCCCGCGTTGA
- a CDS encoding primase-helicase zinc-binding domain-containing protein produces the protein MRLVSLTAVSMGIGTMIRDDNARRAARDAMIKDAKYRAAGKWRGLLESAGLDKTWLKKGVPCPFCGGHDRYSFTDKWGDGNYFCRGCGPGDGLKLLQFALGGVSFMEAIEWAIQWSGGSVPDLSGSALAPRPVLKSSDELTPAEVERRKGRYKKLWDAGFRVTQGDPVWKHLERRLPGLEESEVPRVLRFHPALEYWEKDDNEKWVHVGNFPGMLAAIQGPDGVCCNIHRTFLTEEGEKAPVPSARKKELSIGVKGGAIRLLPLVGREMSVAEGIETSLAVIRYRGESCWSAVDAQGMEEIAIPDEVDLIRIYQDNDLPDQRGRRRGFEAGEKLAQRAKAMGKRAIKYAPGKAGMDMDDFVRSLPKRA, from the coding sequence TTGCGCCTGGTTTCTTTAACAGCTGTAAGCATGGGGATTGGAACCATGATTAGAGATGACAATGCTCGCCGTGCGGCGCGCGACGCGATGATCAAGGATGCCAAGTACCGTGCGGCCGGCAAATGGCGCGGCCTGCTCGAGTCAGCTGGCCTTGACAAAACTTGGTTGAAAAAGGGTGTTCCCTGCCCCTTCTGTGGTGGCCATGATCGCTACAGCTTCACCGACAAGTGGGGAGATGGGAACTACTTCTGTCGCGGATGTGGCCCAGGCGATGGCCTGAAGTTGCTGCAGTTCGCCCTGGGCGGCGTGAGCTTCATGGAAGCTATCGAGTGGGCGATCCAATGGTCGGGGGGAAGCGTGCCCGACCTAAGCGGTTCAGCGCTTGCTCCGAGGCCTGTCCTGAAGTCCAGCGACGAACTTACTCCCGCTGAAGTAGAGCGGAGGAAAGGGCGATACAAAAAGCTTTGGGACGCCGGTTTTCGGGTGACTCAAGGAGACCCGGTATGGAAGCACTTGGAGCGAAGGCTGCCCGGGCTGGAGGAATCTGAAGTGCCTCGAGTATTGCGGTTTCATCCTGCCTTGGAGTACTGGGAGAAAGACGACAACGAGAAGTGGGTTCATGTCGGCAATTTTCCGGGAATGCTGGCCGCAATTCAGGGCCCAGATGGCGTCTGTTGCAACATCCATCGAACTTTCCTGACCGAGGAAGGAGAGAAGGCGCCGGTACCGAGTGCTCGTAAGAAGGAACTCTCCATCGGAGTGAAGGGGGGAGCCATCCGGCTGCTCCCATTGGTCGGCCGGGAGATGAGCGTTGCGGAAGGCATTGAGACATCACTCGCAGTGATTCGATATCGCGGCGAGAGTTGTTGGTCAGCCGTTGACGCCCAGGGGATGGAGGAAATCGCCATTCCAGATGAGGTAGACCTTATCCGCATCTATCAGGACAACGACCTACCGGATCAACGGGGTCGTCGACGTGGTTTCGAGGCGGGAGAAAAGCTTGCTCAGCGTGCGAAAGCGATGGGCAAGCGTGCAATCAAGTACGCACCTGGAAAGGCAGGGATGGACATGGATGATTTTGTCCGATCGCTTCCCAAAAGGGCGTGA
- a CDS encoding DUF3150 domain-containing protein has translation MSNQNEIRTIERVLCFSLEIHIWSGRRKLRTTDIGEIDELPNSDLASLGSKKVIDSEHLKPFDKLKKRAQKACESRGVRFLGGYAIPYNKAKLVADELEAIAVEYEQARAHLVANYDRFIQEWQNAPNNKEWAHIIKDEAPGKAYVESALGFNWQACKVRSVDESEEAAEQLSRGLKQAEQGLAGTLFREIAQEAAAFEERTLCFGDANKGRHAREYVTQRCKNALEAIREKMEGLAFLDPCVRPIIETIDYSINLLPSKGKIEGIHLTTLWGLTGILKRPDRMRAFGQQCLDSGDVAATFGFAVGTNESAVDDETELAPVQVPQAPVQHSVTVGASAVTTVRSSRQLPSLPLPLPTQSGTVISLGI, from the coding sequence ATGTCGAATCAAAACGAAATCCGGACCATTGAACGGGTCCTTTGTTTCAGTCTCGAAATCCATATCTGGTCGGGCCGGCGCAAGCTGCGTACGACTGATATCGGTGAGATCGATGAGCTGCCGAACAGCGACCTCGCGTCGCTAGGAAGCAAAAAGGTCATCGATAGCGAGCACCTGAAACCGTTCGATAAGCTCAAGAAGCGCGCGCAGAAGGCTTGCGAAAGCCGCGGCGTACGCTTTCTTGGCGGCTATGCTATTCCGTACAACAAGGCCAAACTCGTCGCCGACGAGCTGGAAGCCATCGCAGTGGAATACGAGCAAGCTCGCGCCCACCTCGTTGCAAACTACGACCGCTTCATCCAGGAATGGCAAAACGCTCCGAACAACAAGGAGTGGGCCCACATCATCAAAGACGAAGCGCCTGGGAAGGCGTACGTTGAGAGTGCGTTGGGTTTCAATTGGCAGGCCTGCAAGGTCCGTTCGGTCGACGAATCGGAGGAAGCAGCAGAGCAACTGTCGCGAGGTCTGAAGCAGGCGGAGCAGGGGCTTGCGGGCACTCTCTTTCGGGAAATCGCCCAAGAGGCCGCAGCTTTTGAGGAGCGCACCCTCTGCTTTGGTGACGCTAACAAAGGTCGCCATGCTCGTGAGTATGTCACCCAGCGATGCAAGAACGCACTGGAAGCCATTCGCGAGAAGATGGAGGGTCTGGCGTTCCTCGACCCGTGCGTGCGTCCCATCATCGAGACCATCGACTACAGCATCAACTTGCTACCGTCGAAGGGCAAGATCGAGGGGATCCATCTGACGACTCTCTGGGGCCTGACAGGCATCTTGAAACGTCCAGATCGGATGCGCGCGTTCGGTCAGCAATGTCTGGACTCCGGTGATGTTGCCGCGACGTTCGGATTTGCTGTCGGCACGAACGAAAGTGCGGTCGACGACGAAACCGAACTCGCGCCTGTACAGGTACCTCAGGCACCGGTTCAGCACTCGGTCACAGTCGGTGCTTCGGCAGTAACAACTGTGCGCTCTTCGCGCCAGCTTCCGTCCCTGCCGCTGCCGTTGCCGACGCAGTCGGGAACTGTCATCAGTCTCGGTATTTAA
- a CDS encoding ribonucleoside-diphosphate reductase subunit alpha, with the protein MKRDFVGAYMVIRRNGETVPFDASKIANALAKAFLYDAHGNPYRPGVVSLSAAQRERIEQLTQAVCDALGRRGESSSFHIEALQDQVELALMRAGEHEVARGYVLYREMASKKRAPAETAGRYDHIKSYRTRSGGESAFDPNFWIAIVESVVAGLEGVSATDLFDEAVRNLYNKAKEEEIENALILAARTKIELEPAYTKAAARLVLALQLGHDVFGKAVTFAELAGSYGEAFARGIKEGVNAELLADDMSRGFDLQRLASAIRPDRDRLWDYLGMQTLYDRYLLHIDGKRIELPQAFLMRVAMGLARNEVEREVRAIEFYEVLSTFDYMASTPTLFNTGSLRSQLSSCYLTTISDDLEGIYDGLKENALLSKFAGGLGNDWTRVRALGSYIKGTNGKSQGIVPFLKVTNDTAVAVNQGGKRKGAVCAYLETWHLDIEEFLELRKNTGDDRRRTHDMNTANWIPDLFMKRVHEGADWTLFSPNDVPDLHDLYGSKFEARYKHYEALADAGTLKHFKRLPAVDLWRKMLGLLFETGHPWITFKDPCNIRSPQQHVGVVHSSNLCTEITLNTNDSEIAVCNLGSVNLVAHLVKLPDGSMALDHQKLRRTVRIAMRMLDNVIDMNFYAVAKARASNMRHRPVGLGMMGYQDSLYVLGIPFGSEAAVDFSDRSMEAICYYAYEASSDLAVERGVYPSYNGSLWSKGILPLDSIDLLVQERGEGYLDIDRSSSMDWDALREKIGRQGMRNSNCVAIAPTATISNIVGVSASNEPQFQNLYVKSNLSGEFTLVNEYLVADLKKLGIWDEVMLSDLKFYDGSVQKIDRVPDEIKARYATAFEVEPRWSVEAGARRQKWIDQAQSLNIYMAGASGKKLDEVYKLAWLRGLKTTYYLRTIAATSVEKSTVALGTLNAVAPSSAMATQQSTQSSDLDVEGRVCMFRPGDPDSDGCQACQ; encoded by the coding sequence ATGAAAAGAGATTTTGTCGGTGCTTACATGGTCATTCGCCGAAATGGCGAGACGGTGCCGTTTGACGCATCGAAAATTGCAAACGCGCTTGCCAAGGCGTTTCTGTATGACGCACATGGGAATCCGTATCGCCCAGGCGTCGTATCGCTCAGCGCCGCACAACGTGAACGCATTGAGCAGCTGACACAAGCAGTCTGTGATGCGCTGGGTCGACGAGGGGAAAGCAGTTCATTTCACATCGAGGCCTTGCAGGACCAAGTCGAACTGGCCCTGATGCGTGCGGGCGAGCACGAGGTCGCCCGCGGCTATGTCCTCTACCGCGAGATGGCGTCGAAGAAGCGTGCGCCGGCCGAGACTGCAGGGCGTTACGACCACATCAAGTCGTATCGCACGCGCAGTGGCGGTGAATCAGCGTTCGATCCTAACTTCTGGATCGCTATTGTCGAGTCCGTCGTAGCTGGACTCGAAGGTGTTTCAGCGACAGATCTGTTTGATGAAGCCGTTCGAAACCTCTACAACAAGGCGAAGGAAGAGGAGATCGAGAACGCGTTGATTCTTGCAGCGCGTACGAAGATCGAGTTGGAGCCGGCTTACACCAAGGCGGCTGCCAGGCTTGTCCTGGCGCTTCAGTTGGGACACGACGTGTTCGGCAAGGCCGTAACCTTCGCTGAGCTTGCCGGTTCTTACGGAGAGGCGTTCGCTCGCGGTATCAAGGAAGGGGTGAACGCTGAACTGCTTGCCGACGACATGTCGCGTGGGTTCGATTTGCAACGTCTGGCAAGTGCCATTCGTCCGGACCGAGATCGCCTTTGGGACTATCTCGGGATGCAGACGTTGTACGACCGCTACTTGTTGCACATCGACGGCAAGCGCATCGAACTACCGCAGGCATTCCTGATGCGGGTGGCGATGGGGCTGGCGCGGAACGAGGTGGAACGAGAAGTACGTGCCATCGAGTTCTACGAAGTACTGTCGACGTTTGACTACATGGCCAGTACGCCGACGCTGTTCAATACGGGATCGCTCCGGTCGCAGCTTTCGAGCTGCTATCTGACCACGATCTCGGATGACCTCGAGGGCATCTATGACGGGCTTAAAGAAAATGCCCTGTTGTCGAAGTTCGCTGGTGGGCTCGGTAACGACTGGACTCGCGTTCGCGCATTGGGTTCCTACATCAAGGGGACCAATGGCAAATCGCAAGGAATTGTCCCTTTCCTCAAGGTCACCAACGACACAGCCGTCGCCGTGAACCAAGGGGGCAAGCGCAAAGGTGCGGTGTGTGCGTACCTTGAAACGTGGCACCTCGACATCGAGGAATTCCTGGAGCTTCGCAAGAACACCGGGGATGATCGGCGTCGTACGCATGACATGAACACGGCCAACTGGATTCCGGACTTGTTTATGAAGCGCGTGCACGAGGGTGCAGACTGGACGCTGTTCTCGCCGAACGATGTTCCGGACTTGCATGATCTGTACGGTTCGAAGTTCGAAGCGCGCTACAAGCATTATGAAGCTTTGGCCGATGCTGGTACGTTGAAGCACTTCAAACGGTTGCCCGCTGTTGATCTTTGGCGCAAGATGCTCGGTCTGCTGTTTGAGACCGGACATCCTTGGATCACGTTCAAGGACCCTTGCAATATTCGGTCTCCGCAGCAGCATGTCGGCGTGGTGCACAGCTCCAACCTCTGCACGGAAATCACGCTGAACACCAACGACAGCGAAATCGCCGTGTGCAACCTTGGTTCGGTGAACCTTGTTGCTCATTTGGTGAAACTGCCAGATGGCAGTATGGCGCTCGATCACCAGAAGCTGCGGCGCACTGTCCGGATCGCGATGCGGATGCTGGACAACGTGATCGACATGAATTTCTACGCTGTGGCAAAAGCTCGCGCGTCGAATATGCGGCACCGTCCGGTGGGCCTTGGCATGATGGGGTATCAAGATTCGCTGTACGTGCTTGGTATTCCATTCGGCAGCGAGGCAGCTGTCGATTTCTCCGATCGCTCGATGGAAGCCATCTGCTACTACGCTTACGAGGCCTCTTCGGATCTCGCTGTTGAGCGCGGCGTTTACCCGAGCTACAACGGGTCGCTGTGGTCGAAGGGAATTCTTCCACTCGACTCGATTGATCTGCTGGTGCAGGAACGCGGAGAGGGCTACCTGGATATCGACCGTTCGTCGTCGATGGACTGGGATGCCCTGCGGGAAAAGATCGGGCGGCAGGGTATGCGCAACTCGAATTGCGTAGCGATTGCTCCGACTGCAACTATCTCGAACATCGTGGGTGTCTCTGCGAGTAACGAGCCCCAGTTCCAGAACCTTTACGTGAAATCCAACCTCTCGGGGGAGTTCACTTTGGTCAACGAGTACCTGGTCGCCGATCTGAAGAAGCTCGGCATCTGGGACGAGGTGATGTTGTCGGACCTGAAGTTCTACGATGGTTCTGTTCAGAAGATCGATCGCGTCCCTGATGAGATCAAGGCGCGTTATGCCACAGCGTTCGAGGTCGAGCCACGTTGGTCCGTGGAAGCTGGCGCACGCCGGCAGAAGTGGATCGATCAGGCGCAGTCTTTGAACATCTACATGGCCGGCGCTTCTGGAAAGAAGTTGGACGAGGTGTACAAACTTGCGTGGTTGCGTGGTCTCAAAACGACCTATTACCTGCGCACGATTGCCGCTACGTCTGTTGAGAAGTCTACGGTTGCTTTGGGAACTCTCAATGCTGTTGCGCCTTCGTCAGCAATGGCGACGCAGCAATCAACGCAGAGTTCGGATCTTGATGTTGAGGGACGGGTATGCATGTTCCGTCCTGGGGATCCGGATTCTGATGGATGCCAAGCCTGCCAATGA
- the ssb gene encoding single-stranded DNA-binding protein, with protein MKNTNHCVLHGWLGKDPEVRFRNSGGATVLFSLCTNDDYHNGTEWVEVKEWHDCVVVGNAAEQYAEKYQQGDEVIVQGRVKPRFYEKNGQKVKVVEIYVSTMELIAKRAKPIGNDQQRGGASEGRKAEQRKQYQAGNGRQEVTSVAGLSDDYGGKNF; from the coding sequence ATGAAAAACACGAACCATTGTGTTCTCCACGGCTGGTTGGGGAAGGACCCTGAAGTTCGTTTTCGCAACTCTGGCGGTGCCACTGTGTTGTTCTCGCTCTGTACGAACGACGACTATCACAATGGAACCGAATGGGTGGAAGTCAAAGAGTGGCACGACTGCGTCGTAGTTGGGAATGCCGCTGAGCAATATGCTGAGAAGTATCAGCAAGGCGACGAAGTCATCGTCCAAGGCCGTGTGAAACCTCGTTTTTACGAGAAAAACGGTCAGAAGGTGAAAGTTGTCGAAATCTATGTGTCAACGATGGAGCTGATCGCCAAGCGCGCAAAGCCGATCGGAAACGATCAGCAGCGAGGCGGTGCTTCAGAAGGGCGCAAGGCCGAACAGCGCAAGCAGTATCAAGCTGGAAACGGTAGACAGGAGGTAACTTCTGTTGCTGGTTTGTCGGACGATTATGGTGGCAAGAACTTTTGA
- a CDS encoding AAA family ATPase, producing MTTQATTSAGTGQKGRKKASPAPTPAPQAVAGAGLAEEQVQPQWVQHDAYQAFGVELMRGKTMIGLSAPSAFTPAKDPTYKWPMENLRDLAYFYVAGGNAFCAMGHPGTGKTAGVQQFHAALNLPLLCMSANPRTQAYHLIGRLVPNQEGGVSWSDGPVLMAARLGMSVLIDEYNVIDPGEMTGLNLLLEGRPYLVPETSELVVPRKGFRVYATCNPKDDKGLVHGRHTQDNANDERFEFSWFGYLPPEVEIDLVAGLIEPFQPGLPPKTLAEMFVTVANQVRKLYAGESDESGALDKTISTRVLRRWVGKAMLAQGGGLVEAPIHYGLERAWSLSCSDEVRVAVHELVTQTFGGAEYKSSKDSLHALDLAGG from the coding sequence ATGACAACCCAAGCTACAACGTCCGCTGGTACGGGACAGAAGGGCAGAAAGAAGGCTTCACCTGCTCCCACTCCCGCGCCGCAGGCTGTCGCTGGTGCTGGGCTGGCCGAAGAGCAGGTCCAACCGCAATGGGTTCAGCACGACGCTTATCAAGCGTTCGGCGTTGAGCTGATGCGTGGTAAGACGATGATTGGTCTGAGTGCGCCTTCGGCGTTCACGCCGGCCAAGGACCCGACTTACAAGTGGCCGATGGAAAACCTGCGCGATCTGGCGTATTTCTACGTTGCTGGTGGGAATGCCTTCTGCGCAATGGGTCACCCCGGGACAGGCAAGACGGCAGGCGTGCAGCAGTTCCACGCCGCGTTGAATTTGCCGCTTCTTTGCATGTCGGCAAATCCGAGGACCCAGGCGTATCACCTGATTGGCCGGCTCGTTCCGAACCAAGAGGGTGGCGTGTCTTGGTCAGACGGCCCAGTGCTCATGGCTGCCCGCCTCGGTATGTCCGTTTTGATCGATGAATACAACGTCATCGATCCGGGAGAAATGACCGGCTTGAACCTCCTTCTGGAGGGACGGCCGTATCTGGTTCCGGAAACAAGCGAACTTGTTGTTCCGCGGAAGGGGTTTCGCGTCTACGCCACCTGCAATCCAAAGGATGACAAAGGCTTGGTTCATGGACGTCATACGCAGGACAACGCGAATGACGAACGCTTCGAGTTCAGCTGGTTCGGCTACCTCCCACCTGAGGTCGAGATCGATCTGGTTGCGGGGCTGATCGAACCATTTCAACCTGGTCTGCCACCAAAGACTCTTGCGGAGATGTTCGTTACTGTCGCCAACCAAGTGCGCAAGCTCTACGCTGGTGAGTCCGACGAGTCCGGTGCTCTCGACAAGACGATCTCGACACGCGTTCTGCGTCGTTGGGTCGGCAAGGCGATGTTGGCACAGGGTGGAGGCCTCGTTGAGGCACCCATTCACTACGGTCTCGAACGTGCGTGGTCCTTGTCGTGTTCAGATGAGGTTCGAGTTGCAGTTCACGAGCTGGTGACGCAAACCTTCGGGGGAGCTGAATACAAATCCAGCAAGGACAGCTTGCATGCACTGGATCTAGCGGGAGGCTGA